The Gilliamella apicola genome window below encodes:
- a CDS encoding SMI1/KNR4 family protein produces MFESKYAVPRNIDKLISKLKITTDSQNSYIKFLKKYNVIAFDEDVFDYSIDCQGESLPLEVMFGFSKKRDREDVIANNWMYLDRIPKRSIAIASLNFGDLLCLYPNGKVYHWDHEVNDLYFDMTVRNGYLEQNLDLKLVANSFDEFLTKIIKTEIEDYDPNVPYSDDYIDFLMNDSKYFFMFSKKIIQVCLKKLELSEKGRELIAKFKREGLVR; encoded by the coding sequence ATGTTTGAATCAAAATATGCTGTGCCAAGAAATATTGATAAGCTTATTTCTAAATTAAAAATTACAACAGATTCTCAGAATTCTTATATTAAATTTTTAAAGAAATATAATGTCATTGCTTTTGATGAGGATGTGTTTGATTATTCCATTGACTGTCAAGGTGAATCACTTCCGCTTGAAGTAATGTTCGGATTCTCTAAGAAACGAGATCGGGAAGATGTAATTGCTAATAACTGGATGTATTTAGATAGAATCCCTAAACGGTCCATTGCTATAGCATCTTTAAATTTCGGAGATTTACTTTGTTTGTATCCAAATGGCAAAGTTTATCATTGGGATCATGAAGTAAATGATCTATATTTTGATATGACAGTCAGAAATGGTTATTTAGAGCAGAATCTAGATTTAAAGCTTGTCGCTAATTCCTTTGATGAATTTCTAACAAAAATTATTAAAACCGAAATCGAAGATTATGATCCTAATGTTCCTTATTCTGATGATTATATAGATTTTTTGATGAACGATTCTAAATACTTTTTTATGTTTTCGAAAAAAATAATTCAGGTGTGTTTAAAAAAATTAGAACTTTCTGAAAAAGGACGTGAGTTGATAGCGAAATTTAAAAGAGAAGGGCTTGTAAGGTAA
- the ruvA gene encoding Holliday junction branch migration protein RuvA, translating into MIGRLRGTIIEKQPPKVLIEVGGVGYEVFMPMTCFYELPDNGQEVIVLTHFAVREDAQILYGFNQEQERELFRELIKVNGVGPKLALAILSGMSAQQFISAVEQGEIKTLVKLPGVGTKTAERLIVEMKDRLKRFAEQLSPISTVIEASSVKKSSNQIESEAVSALIALGYKPQEASRIINKVILPDMDCETLIREALKSAL; encoded by the coding sequence GTGATAGGTCGTCTACGTGGAACCATTATTGAAAAGCAACCACCTAAAGTTCTTATTGAAGTGGGTGGCGTCGGCTATGAGGTTTTTATGCCGATGACCTGTTTTTATGAACTTCCTGACAATGGGCAAGAAGTCATTGTATTAACCCATTTTGCGGTGCGGGAAGATGCACAAATATTATATGGCTTTAATCAAGAACAAGAACGAGAATTGTTTCGTGAACTGATTAAGGTCAATGGTGTAGGCCCTAAATTAGCGTTGGCAATTTTGTCTGGAATGTCTGCACAACAATTTATTAGTGCCGTTGAGCAGGGTGAAATTAAAACTTTAGTTAAATTACCAGGTGTTGGCACTAAAACAGCAGAACGTTTGATTGTGGAAATGAAAGATCGCCTTAAACGTTTTGCTGAGCAGCTTTCACCGATAAGTACAGTTATAGAAGCCAGCAGCGTTAAAAAATCATCTAACCAAATAGAAAGCGAAGCTGTATCAGCACTCATCGCATTAGGTTATAAACCACAAGAAGCCAGTCGAATTATTAATAAAGTTATATTACCTGATATGGATTGTGAAACGCTTATTCGCGAAGCATTAAAATCAGCATTATAA
- the ruvB gene encoding Holliday junction branch migration DNA helicase RuvB, with amino-acid sequence MIEADRLIAPQAKKEEESLDRAIRPKSLDEYIGQAQVREQMKIFIQAAKQRSDALDHVLIFGPPGLGKTTLANIVANEMNVNLRTTSGPVLEKAGDLAAMLTNLEPNDVLFIDEIHRLSPVVEEILYPAMEDYQLDIMIGEGPAARSIKIDLPPFTLIGATTRAGSLTSPLRDRFGIVQRLEFYRVEDLEYIVSRSAKFLGMDLSDEGAHLIAKRSRGTPRIANRLLRRVRDYADVKSKGVIDQKIASQALDMLDVDNEGFDYMDRKLLLTIIEKFMGGPVGLDNIAAAIGEERETIEDVLEPFLIQQGYIQRTPRGRIATPHAYRHFGIIQDE; translated from the coding sequence ATGATTGAAGCGGATCGCTTGATTGCACCTCAAGCCAAAAAGGAAGAAGAATCACTGGATCGTGCTATTCGTCCTAAAAGTTTGGACGAATATATTGGGCAAGCACAAGTACGTGAACAGATGAAAATTTTTATTCAAGCTGCCAAGCAACGTAGCGATGCACTTGATCATGTGTTAATTTTTGGTCCGCCTGGACTAGGTAAAACAACTTTAGCTAATATTGTTGCTAACGAAATGAACGTTAATTTACGTACCACTTCCGGCCCTGTATTAGAAAAGGCTGGTGATTTAGCTGCAATGTTAACCAATTTAGAGCCTAACGATGTGCTATTTATTGATGAAATCCATCGCCTTTCACCTGTAGTAGAAGAAATTTTATATCCAGCTATGGAAGACTATCAGCTTGATATTATGATAGGGGAAGGTCCCGCAGCACGTTCAATTAAAATCGATTTGCCTCCATTTACACTTATTGGTGCAACAACGCGAGCGGGTTCGTTAACCTCGCCATTACGTGATCGTTTTGGTATTGTGCAACGCCTTGAGTTTTATCGGGTTGAGGATTTGGAATATATTGTTAGTCGTAGTGCTAAATTTTTAGGTATGGACTTATCTGATGAGGGTGCTCATTTAATTGCCAAACGTTCACGCGGAACGCCTCGAATTGCTAATCGTTTATTGCGTCGCGTGCGTGATTATGCTGATGTAAAATCAAAAGGTGTGATTGATCAAAAAATTGCGTCCCAAGCACTTGATATGTTAGATGTAGATAACGAAGGTTTTGATTATATGGACCGTAAATTATTACTCACCATTATTGAAAAGTTTATGGGTGGGCCTGTAGGTCTTGATAACATTGCAGCTGCCATAGGTGAGGAGCGTGAAACCATCGAAGATGTGCTCGAACCGTTTTTGATTCAACAAGGTTATATTCAAAGAACGCCAAGGGGTCGAATTGCAACACCACATGCTTATCGACATTTTGGTATTATTCAAGATGAGTGA
- the cysK gene encoding cysteine synthase A, with product MSKIFDDNSQTIGHTPLVRLKHFGNGNILAKVESRNPSFSVKCRIASNMIWDAEKRGLLTSDVELIEPTSGNTGIALAAVAAARGYKLTLTMPESMSIERRKLLKALGANLILTEAAKGMKGAIEKAEEIVASNPQKNIMLQQFSNPANPEIHEKTTGPEIWNDTDGQVDIFIAGVGTGGTFTGTVRYIKKTQGKNITAVAVEPATSPVISQALAGEPIKPGPHKIQGIGAGFIPENLDLSLIDIVEKVTNEQSIETARELMEKEGILAGISSGAAVYAADRLAKLPENANKTIVVILPSSGERYLSTDLFSGIFTEKELG from the coding sequence ATGAGTAAAATATTTGATGATAATTCACAAACCATCGGTCACACGCCTCTAGTTCGTTTAAAACATTTTGGTAACGGTAATATTTTAGCCAAAGTGGAATCTCGCAATCCTAGTTTTAGTGTTAAATGTCGTATTGCATCAAATATGATTTGGGATGCAGAAAAACGCGGGTTATTAACATCGGATGTTGAATTAATCGAACCTACTAGTGGTAATACAGGTATTGCTCTTGCAGCAGTCGCTGCAGCACGAGGTTATAAACTAACCTTAACCATGCCAGAAAGCATGAGTATAGAACGTCGAAAATTACTTAAAGCTTTAGGTGCTAATCTAATTTTGACTGAAGCGGCAAAAGGCATGAAAGGCGCAATTGAAAAAGCCGAAGAGATTGTTGCAAGTAATCCTCAAAAAAACATCATGCTGCAACAATTTAGTAATCCAGCCAACCCAGAAATTCACGAAAAAACCACTGGACCAGAAATTTGGAACGATACGGATGGCCAAGTAGATATTTTTATTGCTGGTGTAGGTACTGGTGGTACTTTTACAGGTACAGTTCGGTATATTAAAAAGACTCAAGGCAAAAACATAACAGCCGTAGCTGTTGAACCGGCTACATCTCCAGTTATTAGCCAAGCCCTAGCGGGTGAGCCAATTAAACCAGGACCACACAAAATTCAAGGTATTGGCGCTGGGTTTATTCCAGAAAATTTAGACTTAAGCTTGATTGATATAGTTGAAAAGGTCACAAATGAACAATCCATTGAAACTGCGCGAGAATTAATGGAAAAAGAAGGTATCTTAGCAGGTATATCATCCGGTGCAGCCGTTTATGCAGCTGATCGTTTAGCAAAATTACCTGAAAATGCCAATAAAACCATTGTGGTAATTTTACCGTCATCTGGTGAGCGTTATCTTAGTACGGATTTATTTAGTGGTATTTTTACTGAAAAAGAACTTGGTTAA
- a CDS encoding IS3 family transposase (programmed frameshift), whose translation MKKLSEHQIVSILKEAEVGIPIKELCRKYGMAVSTFYKWRDKYGGMQSSDIKRLKQLEAENRKLKQMYAELSLTSQLQQEIIKKLLVPTAVRKSWAQTLQSQYCITIKMSCTIVNLSRCAYYYQPKSADDTMIISLLKSITDKHLRWGFPKCFHRIRKLGYTWNHKRIYRVYCQLKLNIRSKRNKRLPQRYPEPLSVPSRLGECWSMDFMSDSSQNHRRFRTFNVIDDFNREALGIDIAVSLSAGRITRYLDRLAQYHGYPLKIRVDNGTEFTSNRFTSWAKSHGITLDYIKPGSPYQNGYIERFNRTYRTEVLDLYLFKNLEQVRKITEEWLEMYNTERPHEALNNMTPIEYRNMKQIA comes from the exons ATGAAAAAATTATCGGAACACCAAATTGTCTCCATTTTAAAAGAAGCTGAAGTTGGTATCCCTATTAAAGAGCTTTGCCGTAAATATGGTATGGCCGTTTCTACTTTTTATAAATGGCGAGATAAATATGGCGGTATGCAATCATCGGACATTAAGCGGTTAAAACAGCTGGAAGCTGAAAATCGTAAACTTAAACAGATGTATGCTGAATTAAGTTTAACTTCTCAGCTCCAGCAAGAAATAATAAAAAAGCTAT TAGTGCCGACGGCAGTTCGTAAGAGTTGGGCACAAACACTACAGTCACAATACTGTATAACAATTAAAATGAGTTGCACTATTGTGAATTTAAGTCGCTGTGCTTACTACTATCAACCTAAATCGGCAGATGACACTATGATTATTTCATTACTTAAGTCAATAACAGACAAGCATTTACGTTGGGGATTTCCTAAGTGTTTTCATCGAATCAGGAAACTGGGATATACGTGGAATCATAAACGGATTTATCGAGTTTATTGTCAGTTAAAACTCAATATTCGTTCTAAACGCAATAAACGATTGCCCCAACGTTATCCAGAGCCATTATCAGTACCAAGTCGTTTGGGAGAATGTTGGTCAATGGATTTTATGAGTGATAGTTCTCAAAATCACCGCCGATTTAGAACCTTTAATGTTATTGATGACTTTAATCGAGAGGCATTAGGCATTGATATTGCGGTCAGTTTATCGGCAGGTAGAATTACCCGTTATTTAGACAGACTGGCTCAATATCACGGTTATCCATTAAAAATACGCGTTGATAATGGCACAGAATTTACCTCAAACAGATTTACAAGTTGGGCAAAATCACATGGAATAACCCTAGATTATATTAAACCAGGTAGTCCTTATCAAAACGGCTATATAGAACGATTTAACCGCACATATCGAACGGAGGTATTAGATCTGTATTTATTTAAAAATCTGGAACAAGTAAGAAAAATAACCGAAGAGTGGTTAGA
- the priC gene encoding primosomal replication protein PriC: MQKFLEKLKNQINALEQEINLIDQQPFQEHYFDEHLFNTSKIESNKQFYLDKINQTYQALCDAALSQKLEQIEFLSEKLIDQITALTREIATGHLRKQPTDYLIQETLAEKHSRHLDYLRRLQDMKYEFEFSSESIDHIKVATLDNRIYRCEQAIKKIELEMENDSLD, from the coding sequence ATGCAAAAATTTTTAGAAAAATTAAAAAATCAAATAAATGCACTTGAACAAGAGATCAATTTAATAGATCAACAACCTTTTCAAGAACATTATTTTGATGAACATTTGTTTAACACAAGCAAAATCGAATCCAATAAACAATTCTATCTTGATAAAATAAACCAGACTTATCAAGCCCTTTGTGATGCTGCTCTATCACAAAAATTGGAGCAAATAGAATTTTTGTCGGAAAAGCTTATTGATCAAATCACCGCTTTAACCCGTGAGATTGCTACTGGACATTTACGTAAGCAGCCAACAGACTATTTAATTCAAGAAACACTTGCAGAAAAACACTCAAGACATTTGGATTATCTAAGGCGATTACAAGATATGAAATATGAATTTGAATTTTCATCAGAGTCAATTGATCATATTAAAGTTGCTACATTAGATAATCGAATCTATCGCTGTGAACAAGCAATAAAAAAAATTGAATTAGAAATGGAAAACGATAGCCTAGATTGA
- the guaA gene encoding glutamine-hydrolyzing GMP synthase, with amino-acid sequence MNKDIHQQRILILDFGSQVTQLIARRVREIGVYCELWPWDVSEEKIKQFNPKGIILSGGPESTTEQNSPRAPEYVFNAGVPVLGICYGMQTMAIQVGQGGQVTASNQREFGYAKVDIVAKSKLTEGILDSTSDAGLEQLDVWMSHGDKVTSLPDTFTLIGQTETCPFAIMANDEKQFYGVQFHPEVTHTVKGLELLQRFVIDICQCEKLWTPSSIITDAVDRIKQKVGKDKVLLGLSGGVDSSVTALLLHQAIGDQLTCVFVDHGLLRLNEAKQVMEMFGDKFGLNIIAVNAEDRFMAALKGETDPEAKRKIIGREFIAVFDEEAAKLKDVKWLAQGTIYPDVIESAAADTGKAHVIKSHHNVGGLPEDMKMGLVEPLRELFKDEVRKVGLELGLPYDMLYRHPFPGPGLGVRVLGEVKKEYCDLLRQADAIFIEELYKADLYHKVSQAFTVFLPVRSVGVMGDGRRYDWVVSLRAVETIDFMTAHWAHLPYDFLGRVSNRIINEVNGISRVVYDISGKPPATIEWE; translated from the coding sequence ATGAATAAAGACATCCACCAACAGCGTATATTGATTTTGGATTTTGGTTCACAAGTAACGCAATTAATTGCTCGAAGAGTTCGTGAAATCGGTGTGTATTGTGAACTTTGGCCATGGGATGTTTCGGAAGAAAAAATTAAACAATTTAATCCTAAAGGCATCATTTTATCAGGTGGCCCTGAAAGTACCACCGAACAAAATAGCCCAAGAGCGCCTGAATATGTATTTAACGCTGGTGTACCTGTATTAGGTATCTGCTACGGTATGCAAACTATGGCAATCCAAGTAGGTCAGGGCGGACAAGTTACAGCATCTAATCAACGTGAGTTTGGTTATGCTAAAGTTGATATTGTTGCAAAATCCAAATTAACCGAAGGTATTTTGGATAGCACAAGTGATGCGGGACTTGAGCAACTCGATGTTTGGATGAGTCATGGCGATAAAGTCACTTCATTACCCGACACGTTTACTTTAATTGGGCAAACAGAAACATGCCCATTTGCCATTATGGCTAATGATGAAAAACAGTTTTATGGCGTGCAGTTCCATCCAGAAGTAACGCATACTGTTAAGGGATTAGAGTTACTGCAACGTTTTGTTATTGATATCTGCCAATGTGAAAAATTATGGACACCTTCATCTATTATCACGGATGCAGTTGATCGTATTAAACAAAAAGTTGGTAAGGATAAAGTATTATTAGGTCTTTCTGGTGGCGTTGATTCATCCGTTACCGCATTATTATTACATCAAGCTATTGGGGATCAGTTAACTTGTGTCTTTGTTGATCATGGTTTGCTGCGTTTAAATGAAGCAAAGCAAGTAATGGAGATGTTTGGTGATAAATTTGGTTTAAATATTATTGCTGTTAATGCAGAAGACCGTTTTATGGCGGCATTAAAAGGCGAAACCGATCCAGAAGCTAAACGTAAAATTATTGGTCGTGAATTTATTGCCGTTTTTGATGAAGAAGCAGCAAAATTAAAAGATGTCAAATGGCTTGCTCAAGGAACTATTTATCCTGATGTTATTGAATCCGCTGCTGCTGACACAGGTAAAGCTCATGTCATCAAATCTCACCATAATGTGGGTGGATTACCTGAAGATATGAAAATGGGCTTAGTTGAACCATTACGTGAATTATTCAAAGACGAGGTACGTAAAGTCGGTCTGGAACTTGGTTTACCTTACGATATGCTTTATCGCCATCCATTCCCGGGACCGGGTTTAGGTGTTCGGGTACTGGGTGAAGTGAAAAAAGAGTATTGTGATTTATTGAGACAAGCCGATGCGATTTTTATCGAAGAACTCTACAAAGCCGATTTATATCACAAAGTTAGTCAAGCATTTACCGTATTTTTACCAGTACGCTCGGTTGGCGTCATGGGCGATGGACGCCGATATGATTGGGTTGTCTCACTGCGTGCCGTTGAAACCATCGACTTCATGACCGCCCATTGGGCTCATCTTCCATACGACTTCTTAGGAAGAGTATCGAATCGCATTATCAATGAAGTAAATGGTATATCACGAGTTGTATACGACATAAGCGGAAAACCACCTGCGACTATAGAGTGGGAGTAA
- a CDS encoding acetate kinase gives MSSSNNALVLNCGSSSLKFAIINPENGDEFLSGLAECFNLPDARIKWKLDGVKNEASLGAGAAHSEAIRFIVNSIFPQKPELLDSIKSIGHRIVHGGEKYTQSVVIDDSVLKGIEEAAAFAPLHNPAHLIGIREAFAEFPHLKTKNVAVFDTAFHTTMPKEAYLYAIPNELYTKHGIRRYGAHGTSHYYVSREAARLLNKPVEETNVITCHLGNGASITAVKNGKCVETSMGLTPLEGLVMGTRSGDIDPAIMFFLHDNLNMSVADINNLLNKKSGLLGLTGVSSDCRYVTDNYGKDENATNALDVFVHRLVKYIGGYAMLLDGRLDAIVFTGGIGENSEEVRRMTLQKLSLLGFELDQERNLAARFGNGGTITKDGSTVAMVIPTNEELVIAQDAARLTA, from the coding sequence ATGTCATCAAGTAATAACGCTCTTGTTCTTAATTGCGGAAGTTCTTCATTAAAATTTGCCATTATTAACCCTGAAAATGGTGATGAGTTTTTATCTGGGTTAGCTGAATGTTTTAATCTTCCTGATGCACGTATTAAGTGGAAACTTGATGGTGTTAAGAACGAAGCTTCTTTAGGTGCTGGCGCTGCTCATAGTGAAGCAATCAGATTTATTGTTAATAGCATCTTCCCTCAAAAACCAGAATTATTAGATAGTATTAAATCTATTGGACACCGTATCGTTCACGGCGGTGAAAAATATACTCAATCTGTCGTAATCGATGATTCTGTATTAAAAGGTATTGAAGAGGCAGCAGCATTTGCACCTTTACATAATCCTGCGCATTTGATCGGTATTCGTGAAGCTTTTGCCGAGTTCCCTCATCTAAAAACTAAAAATGTTGCTGTATTTGATACTGCATTCCATACAACTATGCCGAAAGAAGCTTATTTGTATGCTATTCCTAACGAACTTTATACTAAACACGGTATTCGTCGTTATGGCGCACACGGTACTAGCCACTATTATGTTAGCCGTGAAGCTGCAAGATTATTGAATAAACCAGTTGAAGAAACAAATGTAATTACTTGTCATTTAGGTAATGGTGCATCAATTACTGCTGTTAAAAATGGTAAATGTGTTGAGACTTCAATGGGCTTAACTCCACTTGAAGGTTTAGTAATGGGTACACGTAGTGGTGATATCGATCCTGCTATCATGTTCTTCTTACACGATAACTTAAATATGTCAGTTGCTGATATTAATAATCTTTTAAATAAAAAATCTGGTTTATTAGGTTTAACAGGTGTAAGTAGCGATTGCCGTTATGTAACTGACAACTATGGTAAAGATGAAAATGCAACAAATGCTTTAGATGTCTTTGTTCACCGTTTAGTTAAATACATTGGTGGTTATGCAATGCTTTTAGACGGTCGTTTAGATGCAATCGTATTTACTGGTGGTATTGGTGAAAACTCTGAAGAAGTTCGTCGCATGACATTACAAAAATTAAGTCTTCTTGGTTTTGAACTTGATCAAGAACGTAACCTAGCTGCACGTTTTGGCAATGGAGGAACAATTACTAAAGACGGCTCTACCGTTGCGATGGTGATTCCAACCAATGAAGAACTTGTTATTGCTCAGGATGCAGCGCGTTTAACTGCTTAA
- the yfbV gene encoding terminus macrodomain insulation protein YfbV, giving the protein MNLVNTFKAGQRYMKLCPTDQQLMHSFPELKIINHIKTIIKYLPPIIVGLIVWQYYMPAQLAVTILTILFALSLPLQGIFWLGRRSQSPLPLNLVDCYNRIKLQLIENKVLDLNANSNEKLTFESFMQLINLSKIHLGNYFGQDDDASNQ; this is encoded by the coding sequence ATGAATTTAGTTAATACATTTAAGGCTGGACAAAGATATATGAAGCTTTGTCCGACTGATCAGCAATTGATGCATTCATTTCCTGAATTAAAAATCATTAACCACATAAAAACCATAATAAAATATTTGCCACCAATCATTGTCGGTCTGATTGTATGGCAATATTATATGCCTGCGCAGCTTGCAGTAACAATCTTAACTATTTTGTTTGCCTTGAGCTTACCATTACAAGGTATATTTTGGTTGGGTCGACGTTCACAATCACCTTTACCCCTTAATTTAGTGGATTGCTATAACCGAATCAAATTACAACTCATCGAAAATAAAGTATTAGATCTTAACGCAAACTCAAATGAAAAATTAACTTTTGAATCATTTATGCAACTTATAAACTTATCTAAAATTCATTTAGGTAATTATTTTGGACAAGATGATGATGCATCTAACCAATAA
- the pta gene encoding phosphate acetyltransferase, with protein MSRTIMLIPTGSNVGLTGVSLGVIRAMERQGINLNVFKPVAQPRAGGDALDNTTTLVSNNTSIPVLKPLKMSHVENLLGLNQQDVLMEEIVALYAENTKGADVVLVEGIVPTADYPFANELNNNIAKTLGAEIIFVVNMGKDTPEQLKDRIEIARSNFGGVKNEKIVGVIVNKVNAPVEEQSLARPDVAEIYHTHKFDGKKITIEDLNRHSPIPVLGCIPWNIDLSACRAIDIAKHFNAKIINEGSIQSRRIKHISFCSRSVQNIISHLQPNALLVTSADRSDVLVTISLAAMNGVAIGGVLLTGGYEIDEKIYKLCQPAFDTGLPVFTVKTNTFQTSINLQQFNLEIPVDDKERMDNTQNFVADHIDANWIKSLNEVVNSTRRLSPPAFRYQLTELARNAKKVVVLPEGDEPRTIKAAAICAERNIAKCVLIGNPDEVRKVAASQGVTLGAGVEIVDPDNIREKYVPRLVELRKNKGMTEVIAREQLADNVVLGTMMLEANEVDGLVSGAVHTTANTIRPPLQLIKTAPGSSLVSSVFFMLMPDQVYIYGDCAINPDPNAQELAEIAIQSADTAIAFGIEPRVAMISYSTGSSGQGADVEKVKEATRIAQEKRPDLMIDGPLQYDAAVMPDVAKSKAPNSQVAGKATVFIFPDLNTGNTTYKAVQRSADLVSIGPMLQGMRKPVNDLSRGALVDDIVYTIALTAIQSAQEQNAGK; from the coding sequence ATGTCTCGTACTATTATGCTAATTCCAACCGGATCCAATGTAGGGTTAACAGGTGTGAGTCTTGGTGTTATTCGAGCTATGGAGCGTCAAGGTATTAACTTAAACGTTTTTAAACCAGTTGCCCAGCCAAGAGCGGGTGGTGATGCCCTTGACAATACTACTACTTTGGTTAGTAATAACACATCAATTCCCGTTTTAAAACCACTTAAAATGAGTCATGTTGAAAACCTACTAGGTTTAAATCAACAAGATGTGTTAATGGAAGAAATCGTTGCCCTTTACGCTGAAAATACCAAAGGGGCTGATGTAGTATTAGTTGAAGGTATTGTTCCTACTGCTGATTACCCGTTTGCCAATGAATTAAATAATAACATTGCTAAAACGCTTGGTGCTGAAATAATCTTTGTTGTTAATATGGGTAAAGACACACCAGAGCAATTAAAAGATCGTATTGAAATTGCCCGTTCTAATTTTGGTGGCGTTAAAAATGAAAAAATCGTAGGTGTCATTGTTAATAAAGTAAATGCACCTGTAGAAGAGCAATCTCTTGCTCGTCCAGATGTAGCGGAAATTTACCATACTCATAAATTTGATGGTAAAAAAATCACCATTGAAGATTTAAATCGTCATAGTCCAATTCCTGTTCTTGGTTGTATTCCTTGGAATATTGATTTAAGTGCTTGCCGTGCAATTGATATCGCTAAACATTTTAATGCCAAAATCATTAATGAAGGTTCAATTCAAAGCCGTCGTATTAAACATATTTCATTCTGCTCACGTAGTGTGCAAAATATCATTAGTCATTTGCAACCAAATGCATTACTTGTGACCTCTGCTGACCGTTCTGATGTACTAGTAACAATCAGTTTAGCTGCTATGAATGGTGTGGCAATTGGTGGTGTATTGTTAACTGGTGGTTATGAAATTGATGAAAAAATCTATAAATTATGCCAACCAGCTTTTGATACAGGTTTACCTGTATTTACAGTTAAAACAAATACATTCCAAACTTCAATTAATTTACAACAATTCAATTTAGAAATTCCGGTTGATGACAAAGAACGTATGGATAATACACAAAACTTTGTTGCTGACCATATTGATGCAAATTGGATCAAATCATTAAATGAAGTGGTAAATTCAACTCGTCGTTTATCACCTCCAGCTTTCCGCTATCAACTAACTGAGCTTGCACGTAATGCGAAAAAAGTGGTAGTTTTACCAGAAGGTGATGAACCAAGAACTATTAAAGCTGCAGCAATTTGTGCAGAGCGTAATATTGCAAAATGTGTACTTATTGGTAATCCTGATGAAGTTCGTAAAGTAGCCGCTTCTCAAGGCGTTACATTAGGTGCTGGTGTTGAAATTGTTGACCCAGATAATATCCGTGAAAAATATGTGCCGCGCTTAGTTGAATTACGTAAAAATAAAGGTATGACCGAAGTTATTGCACGTGAGCAATTAGCTGATAATGTTGTGCTTGGTACAATGATGCTTGAAGCAAACGAGGTTGACGGTTTAGTATCAGGTGCTGTCCATACTACTGCAAATACTATTCGCCCACCGTTACAATTAATTAAAACTGCGCCAGGTAGTTCACTTGTATCATCTGTGTTCTTTATGTTAATGCCAGACCAAGTATATATCTATGGTGACTGTGCAATCAATCCAGATCCGAACGCACAAGAACTTGCTGAAATAGCTATCCAATCAGCTGATACCGCAATTGCCTTTGGTATTGAACCACGCGTTGCGATGATCTCATATTCAACAGGTAGTTCTGGTCAAGGCGCTGATGTTGAAAAAGTGAAAGAAGCAACTCGTATTGCTCAAGAAAAACGCCCAGATCTAATGATTGATGGTCCATTACAATATGATGCAGCAGTTATGCCTGATGTGGCTAAATCTAAAGCACCAAATTCACAAGTAGCAGGTAAAGCAACAGTGTTTATCTTCCCTGATTTAAATACTGGTAATACTACATACAAAGCTGTGCAGCGTTCTGCTGATCTTGTTTCTATTGGTCCAATGTTACAAGGTATGCGTAAACCTGTTAATGACTTGTCTCGTGGTGCGTTAGTTGACGATATCGTTTATACTATTGCATTAACCGCTATTCAATCAGCGCAAGAACAAAATGCTGGTAAATAG
- a CDS encoding toxin-activating lysine-acyltransferase produces the protein MNFSNQNSIQVIAPNIYQDTVWNESEVLGYTMWLWNRNPNYRNAAISSALEALLPIIQSKNFILLIKNNRPLGYLNWAYLNKEEEWQYLNKTKSYINFVQCNEKDETKRLWLLSFFCPFGLNEVLLMKSICKKVLKNNLCFFGYHKSKAKPVIKTVQC, from the coding sequence ATGAACTTTTCTAATCAAAACTCAATCCAAGTCATTGCACCAAATATATATCAAGATACCGTGTGGAATGAATCCGAAGTGTTAGGCTACACCATGTGGTTATGGAATAGAAACCCTAATTATCGAAATGCGGCAATAAGTTCAGCATTAGAAGCATTACTTCCTATCATACAGTCTAAAAACTTTATTTTACTGATTAAAAATAATAGGCCATTAGGGTACCTCAATTGGGCTTATTTGAATAAGGAAGAAGAATGGCAATATTTAAATAAAACGAAAAGTTATATCAATTTTGTCCAATGCAATGAAAAAGATGAAACAAAACGACTATGGCTTTTATCTTTTTTTTGCCCATTTGGATTGAATGAAGTTTTACTCATGAAATCAATATGTAAAAAAGTATTAAAAAATAATCTCTGTTTTTTTGGTTATCACAAGTCAAAAGCAAAACCTGTTATTAAAACAGTTCAATGTTAG